A portion of the Lucilia cuprina isolate Lc7/37 unplaced genomic scaffold, ASM2204524v1 Scaffold_836, whole genome shotgun sequence genome contains these proteins:
- the LOC111689542 gene encoding UTP--glucose-1-phosphate uridylyltransferase: MLDKLVVIKLNGGLGTSMGCHGPKSVIPVRSDLTFLDLTVQQIEHLNKTYDANVPLVLMNSFNTDEDTEKIVRKYKGFRVQIYTFNQSCFPRISRESFLPIAKDFNVENDIEAWYPPGHGDFYDTFRSSGLLKQFIAEGREYCFLSNIDNLGATVDLNILNKLCGEDRPDKPVEFVMEVTDKTRADVKVN; encoded by the exons ATGTTGGATAAATTAGTGGTTATCAAACTTAATGGTGGTCTGGGTACTTCCATGGGTTGTCATGGACCGAAAAGTGTTATTCCTGTTCGTTCGGATTTAACCTTTTTGGATTTGACTGTACAACAAATTGAG caCTTGAATAAAACCTATGATGCTAATGTGCCATTAGTTCTTATGAATTCCTTTAACACCGATGAGGATACCGAAAAGATTGTACGCAAATACAAAGGTTTCCGTGTACAAATCTATACTTTTAATCAAAGTTGTTTCCCACGCATTAGTCGCGAATCGTTCTTGCCCATTGCCAAAGATTTTAATGTTGAAAATGATATTGAAGC ctGGTATCCCCCTGGTCACGGTGATTTCTATGATACCTTCCGTTCTTCTGGTTTGTTGAAACAATTCATTGCTGAGGGTCGTGAATATTGTTTCTTGTCCAATATTGATAACCTTGGCGCTACtgttgatttaaatattttgaacaaattaTGTGGTGAAGACCGTCCCGATAAGCCTGTTGAATTTGTTATGGAGGTTACCGATAAGACAAGAGCTGATGTTaaggtaaattaa